Proteins from one Mus caroli chromosome 3, CAROLI_EIJ_v1.1, whole genome shotgun sequence genomic window:
- the Rab33b gene encoding ras-related protein Rab-33B, protein MTSEMESSLEVSFSSSCAVSGASGCLPPARSRIFKIIVIGDSNVGKTCLTYRFCAGRFPDRTEATIGVDFRERAVDIDGERIKIQLWDTAGQERFRKSMVQHYYRNVHAVVFVYDMTNMASFHSLPAWIEECKQHLLANDIPRILVGNKCDLRSAIQVPTDLAQKFADTHSMPLFETSAKNPNDNDHVEAIFMTLAHKLKSHKPLMLSQLPDNRISLKPETKPAVTCWC, encoded by the exons ATGACTTCGGAGATGGAGTCGTCGCTGGAGGTCAGCTTCTCGTCCAGCTGTGCGGTGTCAGGGGCGTCTGGGTGTTTGCCTCCCGCCCGCTCCCGCATTTTCAAGATCATAGTGATCGGCGACTCGAACGTGGGCAAGACGTGCCTGACGTACCGCTTCTGCGCCGGCCGCTTCCCCGACCGCACCGAGGCCACGATCGGGGTGGACTTCCGAGAGCGAGCCGTGGATATTGATGGAGAGCGCATCAAG ATCCAGTTGTGGGACACGGCAGGGCAGGAGCGGTTCAGGAAGAGCATGGTCCAGCACTACTACAGGAATGTGCATGCCGTCGTCTTTGTGTATGACATGACCAACATGGCCAGCTTCCACAGCCTGCCGGCTTGGATAGAGGAATGCAAACAGCACTTGCTGGCAAACGACATACCTCGCATTCTGGTGGGAAATAAATGTGACTTGAGAAGCGCCATTCAGGTGCCCACAGACTTGGCACAGAAGTTTGCTGACACACACAGTATGCCTTTGTTTGAGACCTCTGCTAAAAACCCCAATGATAATGACCACGTAGAAGCTATATTCATGACGTTAGCTCATAAGCTAAAGAGCCACAAGCCATTGATGCTTAGCCAGCTGCCTGATAACAGAATTAGCCTGAAACCTGAGACCAAGCCTGCGGTGACTTGCTGGTGCTGA